One Pseudomonas sp. MH9.2 DNA segment encodes these proteins:
- the coxB gene encoding cytochrome c oxidase subunit II, with amino-acid sequence MMRHPHVWMGLLLWSVFSQAQAAWTTNMAPGATVVSHEVFDLHMTIFWICVVIGVVVFGAMFWSMIVHRRSTGQVAAKFHESTTVEILWTIVPLLILIVMAIPATRTLIKMYDTSESALDIQITGYQWKWHYKYLGQDVEFFSNLATPAAQIHNKEAKGENYLLEVDEPLVVPVGVKIRFLVTAADVIHSWWVPAFAVKRDAIPGFVNEAWTRVDTPGIYRGQCSELCGKDHGFMPIVVEAKSQADFDTWLAGRKAETVKLKELTSKDWTLDELVARGDKVYHTTCVACHQAEGQGLPPMFPALKGSKVATGPKADHLSTVFHGRPGTAMAAFGKQLSEVDIAAVVTYERNAWGNSKGDMVTPKDVLALKQADSK; translated from the coding sequence ATGATGCGACATCCACATGTCTGGATGGGCCTCCTGTTGTGGTCGGTATTCAGCCAGGCACAAGCCGCCTGGACCACGAATATGGCGCCGGGAGCGACTGTAGTCAGTCACGAAGTATTCGACCTGCACATGACCATCTTCTGGATCTGTGTGGTGATCGGCGTTGTGGTATTTGGCGCCATGTTCTGGTCGATGATCGTCCACCGTCGCTCCACCGGTCAGGTGGCAGCCAAGTTTCATGAGAGCACGACCGTCGAAATTCTCTGGACGATTGTGCCCCTCCTGATCCTTATCGTAATGGCCATTCCGGCGACCAGAACCCTGATCAAGATGTACGACACCAGTGAGTCGGCGCTTGATATTCAGATCACCGGTTATCAGTGGAAATGGCATTACAAATACCTGGGGCAAGACGTCGAGTTCTTCAGCAACCTGGCGACCCCGGCGGCTCAGATTCATAACAAAGAAGCCAAGGGCGAAAATTACCTGCTGGAAGTCGACGAACCGTTGGTGGTCCCGGTGGGTGTGAAAATACGCTTTTTGGTGACCGCAGCCGATGTTATCCACTCCTGGTGGGTGCCGGCCTTTGCGGTTAAACGCGATGCCATTCCGGGGTTCGTCAACGAAGCCTGGACCCGCGTCGATACGCCTGGCATCTATCGCGGTCAGTGCTCTGAACTGTGCGGCAAGGACCACGGTTTCATGCCCATTGTGGTCGAGGCCAAGTCCCAGGCCGATTTTGATACCTGGCTGGCGGGACGCAAAGCCGAGACGGTCAAACTAAAAGAACTGACCAGCAAAGACTGGACACTGGATGAGCTGGTCGCCCGCGGCGACAAGGTCTACCACACCACCTGCGTGGCGTGTCACCAGGCCGAGGGTCAGGGTTTGCCACCGATGTTCCCGGCGCTGAAAGGCTCGAAGGTGGCCACCGGGCCTAAGGCAGACCACTTGAGCACGGTCTTCCATGGTCGGCCAGGCACGGCCATGGCGGCGTTCGGCAAACAGCTTTCCGAGGTCGATATCGCGGCGGTGGTGACCTACGAGCGTAATGCATGGGGTAACAGCAAAGGCGACATGGTCACCCCCAAAGACGTGCTGGCTCTGAAACAGGCGGACAGCAAATGA
- the ctaD gene encoding cytochrome c oxidase subunit I has product MSAVIDDHGHAGHDDHAHGPAKGLMRWVLTTNHKDIGTLYLWFSFCMFLLGGSFAMVIRAELFQPGLQIVEPAFFNQMTTMHGLVMVFGAVMPAFVGLANWMVPLMIGAPDMALPRMNNFSFWLLPAAFLLLVSTLFMPGGGPNFGWTFYAPLSTTYAPESVTFFIFAIHLMGISSIMGAINVIATILNLRAPGMTLMKMPLFVWTWLITAFLLIAVMPVLAGCVTMMLMDIHFGTSFFSAAGGGDPVLFQHVFWFFGHPEVYIMILPAFGAVSSIIPTFSRKPLFGYTSMVYATASIAFLSFIVWAHHMFVVGIPLVGELFFMYATLLIAVPTGVKVFNWVSTMWQGSLTFETPMLFAVAFVILFTIGGFSGLMLAIAPADFQYQDTYFVVAHFHYVLVPGAIFGIFASAYYWLPKWTGHMYDETLGKLHFWLSFVGMNMAFFPMHFLGLAGMPRRIPDYNLQFANFNMVSSIGAFTFGATQLFFLFIVIKTIRGGPPAPAKPWDGAEGLEWSIPSPAPYHTFTTPPEVK; this is encoded by the coding sequence ATGAGTGCAGTGATCGATGACCATGGCCACGCCGGCCATGATGACCACGCTCACGGCCCCGCAAAAGGCCTGATGCGTTGGGTGCTGACGACTAACCACAAAGACATTGGCACGCTGTACCTGTGGTTCAGCTTCTGCATGTTTTTACTGGGCGGCTCTTTCGCCATGGTGATTCGTGCCGAGCTGTTCCAGCCGGGTCTGCAAATCGTCGAGCCGGCCTTCTTCAACCAGATGACCACCATGCACGGGCTGGTGATGGTGTTCGGTGCAGTGATGCCCGCGTTCGTCGGCCTCGCCAACTGGATGGTCCCGTTGATGATCGGCGCACCGGACATGGCCCTGCCGAGGATGAACAACTTCAGTTTCTGGTTGCTCCCGGCTGCGTTCCTGTTGCTGGTGTCGACGCTGTTCATGCCGGGTGGTGGGCCGAACTTCGGCTGGACCTTCTACGCCCCGCTGTCGACCACCTACGCGCCGGAAAGCGTGACCTTCTTCATCTTCGCCATCCACTTGATGGGCATCAGCTCGATCATGGGCGCGATCAACGTGATCGCGACCATTCTCAACCTGCGTGCGCCCGGCATGACCTTGATGAAAATGCCGCTGTTCGTCTGGACCTGGCTGATCACGGCCTTCCTGTTGATTGCGGTGATGCCGGTGCTGGCAGGTTGCGTGACCATGATGTTGATGGACATCCACTTCGGCACCAGCTTCTTCAGTGCGGCGGGCGGCGGTGACCCGGTGTTGTTCCAGCACGTGTTCTGGTTCTTCGGGCACCCTGAGGTGTACATCATGATCCTGCCGGCATTCGGCGCGGTCAGCTCGATCATCCCGACCTTCTCGCGCAAACCGCTGTTTGGCTACACGTCGATGGTGTATGCCACGGCGAGTATCGCCTTCCTGTCGTTCATCGTCTGGGCCCACCACATGTTCGTGGTCGGTATCCCGCTGGTGGGCGAGTTGTTCTTCATGTATGCCACCCTGCTGATCGCCGTGCCCACCGGGGTCAAGGTGTTCAACTGGGTCAGTACCATGTGGCAGGGGTCGCTGACCTTCGAGACACCGATGCTGTTCGCGGTGGCGTTCGTGATCCTATTTACCATTGGCGGTTTTTCCGGGCTCATGCTGGCGATAGCCCCGGCGGACTTCCAGTATCAGGACACCTACTTCGTGGTCGCGCATTTCCACTATGTACTGGTGCCGGGTGCGATCTTCGGGATCTTCGCGTCGGCCTATTACTGGTTGCCGAAATGGACCGGACACATGTATGACGAAACCCTCGGCAAGCTGCATTTCTGGTTGTCGTTCGTGGGCATGAACATGGCCTTCTTCCCGATGCACTTCCTTGGTTTGGCGGGCATGCCGCGCCGGATTCCGGATTACAACCTGCAGTTCGCCAACTTCAACATGGTGTCGTCCATCGGTGCCTTCACCTTTGGCGCGACGCAGCTTTTCTTCCTGTTCATCGTGATCAAAACCATTCGTGGTGGTCCGCCAGCACCGGCCAAACCGTGGGACGGCGCTGAGGGCCTGGAGTGGAGTATTCCTTCGCCTGCGCCCTATCACACCTTCACGACACCTCCGGAAGTGAAATGA
- a CDS encoding cytochrome c oxidase assembly protein, translating to MSEARSIKRLVIRLLLLVVVMFAFGFALVPLYDVMCKTLGINGKTGDKYEGSQVVDLNRQVRVQFVSSNNVDMVWDFYPKAEELIVHPGAVNEMLFVAHNPTNKPMTAQAVPSISPGDVAVYFHKTECFCFTQQVLQPGERIEMPVRFIVDRDLPKSQKELTLAYTLFDITARQPPAAKVASNGG from the coding sequence ATGAGCGAAGCGCGCTCGATCAAACGCCTGGTGATCCGCCTGTTATTGCTGGTGGTCGTGATGTTCGCCTTCGGTTTTGCTTTGGTGCCGCTGTACGACGTGATGTGCAAAACGCTCGGTATCAACGGCAAGACCGGCGATAAATATGAAGGGTCGCAGGTCGTTGATCTGAATCGTCAGGTGCGGGTGCAGTTTGTCTCGAGCAACAACGTCGACATGGTTTGGGACTTCTACCCCAAGGCGGAGGAACTGATTGTGCATCCCGGTGCGGTCAACGAGATGCTGTTCGTGGCCCATAACCCGACCAACAAGCCGATGACGGCGCAGGCTGTCCCCAGCATTTCGCCGGGCGACGTCGCGGTTTACTTCCACAAGACCGAATGCTTTTGCTTCACCCAGCAAGTGCTGCAGCCGGGGGAACGCATTGAAATGCCGGTGCGATTCATCGTTGATCGCGACCTGCCCAAGAGCCAGAAAGAACTGACGCTCGCTTACACGCTGTTCGATATCACCGCTCGCCAACCACCGGCTGCAAAAGTGGCAAGCAATGGCGGTTAG
- a CDS encoding cytochrome c oxidase subunit 3 → MAIYEHYYVPAQSKWPIIATVGMFVTMFGLGTWFNDMKAGRPDSHGPLIFFVGGLLLAYMLFGWFGAVIKEGRSGLYSAQMDRSFRWGMSWFIFSEVMFFIAFFGALFYVRNLSGPWLGGEGSKGISHMLWPNFQYAWPLMNTPDPKLFPGPKEIINPWHLPLINTLLLVSSSVTVTIAHHALKKGHRGALKIWLALTVLLGLGFLALQATEYIEAYHELGLTLGSGIYGATFFMLTGFHGAHVTIGTIILFVMLMRVMRGHFDAEHQFGFEAASWYWHFVDVVWIGLFVFVYVL, encoded by the coding sequence ATGGCAATTTACGAGCATTACTACGTTCCCGCGCAAAGCAAATGGCCGATCATCGCCACGGTTGGCATGTTCGTCACGATGTTCGGCCTGGGCACTTGGTTCAACGACATGAAGGCAGGACGGCCTGATTCCCACGGGCCACTGATCTTTTTCGTCGGCGGCCTGCTACTGGCCTACATGCTGTTTGGCTGGTTCGGTGCCGTGATCAAGGAAGGCCGCAGCGGTCTGTACAGTGCGCAGATGGATCGCTCGTTCCGCTGGGGTATGAGCTGGTTCATTTTTTCTGAAGTGATGTTCTTTATCGCCTTCTTTGGTGCCCTGTTTTACGTGCGCAACCTGTCGGGTCCCTGGCTGGGCGGTGAGGGCTCCAAGGGCATCTCACACATGCTCTGGCCTAATTTCCAGTACGCCTGGCCGCTGATGAATACCCCTGATCCAAAACTTTTCCCGGGTCCTAAAGAGATCATCAATCCGTGGCATTTGCCGCTGATCAACACCCTTTTGCTGGTCAGCTCCAGTGTCACGGTCACCATCGCTCACCATGCGTTGAAAAAAGGCCATCGCGGCGCCCTGAAAATCTGGCTGGCACTGACGGTCTTGTTGGGGCTGGGTTTTCTGGCGTTGCAGGCTACCGAATACATCGAGGCCTATCACGAGCTGGGGCTGACCCTCGGCTCAGGCATTTATGGCGCAACCTTCTTCATGCTCACCGGGTTTCACGGGGCCCACGTCACCATCGGCACGATCATTCTGTTTGTGATGTTGATGCGGGTGATGCGGGGGCACTTTGATGCCGAGCATCAATTCGGCTTCGAGGCGGCGAGTTGGTATTGGCACTTTGTCGACGTGGTGTGGATCGGCCTGTTTGTCTTTGTCTACGTCTTGTAG
- a CDS encoding twin transmembrane helix small protein: protein MLKAAIVLLLIATMISLFSGLFFLVKDDSGSTRVVRALTVRVSLTAITVILIAWGFYSGQLVSHVSW from the coding sequence ATGCTCAAAGCGGCGATTGTTCTACTGCTTATTGCCACGATGATCAGTCTATTCAGCGGCCTGTTCTTTCTAGTCAAAGACGACAGCGGTTCCACCCGAGTGGTAAGGGCCCTGACCGTGCGTGTCAGCCTGACCGCCATCACCGTCATCCTGATTGCGTGGGGCTTCTACAGTGGTCAATTGGTCTCTCACGTCAGCTGGTAA
- a CDS encoding SURF1 family protein, producing the protein MKRFQPGRAPTVVVFLLLPLLIFLGFWQLDRGEEKRVLLTHYAERRAAEPMPGTHLEQTVDPAYRRVQLRGQFDAEHTLLLDNSTRGGRPGVELIQPFHDQASGLWLLVNRGWLPWPERRTPPVFNTPSQVLNLNAWVYVPSGATFQLAPDPVGAPWPRLVTAVDPTTLWPELGRQGYADELRLEPGVAAYQLDWPVVAMGPEKHLGYAVQWFAMAAALFGLYLYLGLHNAKEKNHGSGHESTQHV; encoded by the coding sequence ATGAAGCGCTTCCAACCTGGCCGGGCACCGACAGTGGTGGTGTTTCTGTTACTGCCGCTGCTGATTTTTCTCGGCTTCTGGCAGCTTGATCGAGGCGAGGAAAAACGCGTATTGCTGACCCATTACGCCGAGCGCCGCGCGGCTGAACCGATGCCGGGCACCCACCTCGAACAAACAGTCGACCCCGCCTATCGTCGCGTGCAGTTGCGCGGCCAGTTCGACGCCGAACACACCCTGCTCCTGGACAACAGCACCCGTGGCGGCAGGCCCGGTGTCGAGTTGATCCAACCGTTTCACGATCAGGCCAGCGGGTTGTGGCTGCTGGTCAATCGTGGCTGGCTGCCTTGGCCGGAACGTCGCACGCCGCCGGTATTCAACACCCCCAGCCAAGTCTTGAACCTCAACGCCTGGGTGTATGTGCCGTCTGGCGCCACCTTCCAATTAGCGCCCGACCCTGTGGGTGCCCCATGGCCGCGTTTGGTCACGGCGGTGGATCCGACAACGCTCTGGCCCGAACTGGGACGCCAGGGGTATGCCGATGAATTGCGGCTTGAGCCGGGCGTTGCCGCGTATCAACTCGATTGGCCGGTGGTGGCGATGGGCCCGGAAAAACACCTCGGTTACGCCGTTCAGTGGTTCGCCATGGCGGCGGCGCTGTTCGGCCTTTATCTGTACCTCGGATTACACAACGCCAAGGAGAAAAACCATGGGAGCGGCCATGAATCCACTCAACATGTCTGA
- a CDS encoding COX15/CtaA family protein, whose amino-acid sequence MARPGFRLALFATLLALVVVLLGAYTRLTHAGLGCPDWPGCYGFISVPNSETQLAHAELHFPEAPVEARKGWNEMVHRYFAGTLALMIMALAAQAVRRRHNGGQPLKLPLLMLCVVIAQAAFGMWTVTLKLWPQVVTAHLLGGVATLSLLFLLTLRLSGAFAPLPQLPSRLRLLAALGLVLVIGQIALGGWVSSNYAAVACIDLPTCHGEWWPKADFANGFHLTQHIGPNYLGGQLDSDARTAIHLTHRVGAVVVTLVLLALAWQLQRAGLKGMASLVLLALAAQVGLGISNVIFHLPLPIAVAHNAGGAALMLTLTLVNYRTRSALGWATKTKRRHRFEVQGSAHGQLQPGK is encoded by the coding sequence ATGGCCAGACCTGGATTTCGCCTCGCTTTGTTTGCCACGCTGCTTGCGCTGGTTGTGGTGTTGCTCGGTGCCTACACCCGGCTGACCCACGCAGGGTTGGGATGTCCGGACTGGCCTGGCTGTTACGGTTTTATCAGTGTGCCCAACAGCGAGACGCAACTGGCGCATGCCGAATTGCACTTTCCCGAGGCACCGGTAGAAGCCCGCAAGGGCTGGAACGAGATGGTCCACCGTTACTTCGCGGGCACGCTGGCGCTGATGATCATGGCGCTGGCGGCCCAGGCCGTGCGTCGTCGCCATAACGGTGGGCAGCCGCTGAAATTGCCGCTGCTGATGCTCTGCGTGGTCATCGCTCAGGCCGCGTTTGGCATGTGGACGGTGACCCTCAAGCTATGGCCGCAGGTGGTTACGGCGCATTTACTCGGCGGCGTCGCGACCTTGAGCCTGCTGTTTTTGCTGACGCTGCGTTTGTCCGGGGCCTTTGCACCCTTGCCGCAGCTACCTTCTCGATTACGCCTTCTGGCGGCGTTGGGGTTGGTGCTGGTGATTGGGCAAATCGCCCTCGGCGGCTGGGTCAGCTCCAACTATGCCGCAGTGGCCTGTATCGACTTGCCCACCTGTCATGGCGAATGGTGGCCCAAAGCAGACTTCGCCAATGGCTTTCACCTCACGCAGCACATAGGCCCGAACTATCTGGGGGGGCAACTGGACAGTGATGCCCGCACCGCGATCCACCTGACGCATCGCGTCGGCGCAGTCGTGGTGACCTTGGTACTGCTGGCGCTGGCCTGGCAACTGCAGCGAGCCGGGCTCAAAGGCATGGCTTCTCTGGTTTTGCTGGCCCTGGCGGCTCAGGTGGGATTGGGTATCAGCAACGTGATTTTTCATCTGCCGCTGCCGATTGCCGTGGCCCATAACGCTGGTGGTGCGGCCTTGATGTTGACCCTGACCCTGGTGAATTACCGCACACGCTCAGCCCTTGGTTGGGCGACCAAGACGAAACGCCGACACCGCTTTGAAGTGCAAGGATCGGCTCACGGGCAGCTTCAACCCGGCAAATAA
- the cyoE gene encoding heme o synthase codes for MATLISERHSQAIWRDYLELTKPKVLVLMLITSLVGMFLATRAGVPWTVLVFGNMGIAFCAGGAAVVNHVVDRRIDAVMARTHKRPIAEGRVSPASAMTFALLLAVAGQALLLAFTNPLTAWLTLASLLGYAVIYTGFLKRATPQNIVIGGLAGAAPPLLGWVAITGHVSAEPLLLVLIIFAWTPPHFWALAIHRKEEYAKADIPMLPVTHGEHYTKVHILLYTFVLLAVSLMPYVIHMSGMLYLLCALGLGARFLQWAWVLYRGSKPHAAINTFKYSIYYLFLLFIALLVDHYLLLNL; via the coding sequence ATGGCTACTCTAATCAGCGAGCGACACAGCCAGGCCATTTGGCGTGACTACCTCGAACTGACCAAGCCCAAAGTGTTGGTGCTGATGCTGATCACCTCACTGGTCGGCATGTTCCTCGCCACACGCGCTGGAGTGCCTTGGACGGTACTGGTGTTTGGCAACATGGGGATCGCTTTTTGCGCGGGCGGCGCGGCGGTGGTCAATCACGTGGTGGATCGACGCATTGATGCCGTGATGGCACGCACCCACAAGCGACCAATCGCTGAAGGACGCGTGTCACCTGCGTCGGCCATGACCTTTGCCTTGCTGCTGGCGGTGGCCGGGCAAGCCTTGCTGTTGGCGTTCACCAACCCGCTCACGGCGTGGCTGACGCTGGCCTCGTTGCTCGGCTATGCAGTGATTTACACCGGCTTTTTGAAGCGCGCCACACCGCAGAATATTGTGATCGGCGGCCTGGCCGGGGCCGCGCCGCCGCTGCTGGGTTGGGTTGCCATCACCGGGCATGTCAGCGCCGAACCGCTGCTGCTGGTGCTGATCATCTTCGCCTGGACCCCGCCGCACTTCTGGGCGCTGGCGATCCATCGCAAAGAGGAATACGCCAAGGCAGACATCCCGATGCTGCCCGTCACCCACGGCGAGCATTACACCAAGGTGCATATTCTGCTGTACACCTTCGTCCTGCTCGCGGTCAGCCTCATGCCCTACGTGATTCACATGAGCGGCATGCTGTACCTGCTGTGTGCCCTGGGGCTGGGTGCGCGCTTTCTGCAATGGGCCTGGGTGCTGTACCGTGGCAGTAAGCCGCACGCGGCGATCAACACCTTCAAGTACTCTATTTACTACTTGTTCCTGCTGTTTATCGCGCTGCTTGTCGACCACTACTTATTGTTGAATCTATGA
- a CDS encoding SCO family protein, giving the protein MTRVQKTVFILVALVALVLGLTVNKVLSGRGQGDPTALIDAGIILLPTSRSLPDVKMTNQDGKPVVMNELKGKWTMLFFGYTFCPDICPTTLAQLRQIKSELPKDVVGKLQIVLVSVDPNRDTPQQLKQYLGYFDPEFQGVTAPVDDIQKLANAVSIPFIPADTSKPNYTVDHSGNLALLGPDGTQRGFIRSPLNNQKMIAQLPGLLVRE; this is encoded by the coding sequence ATGACTCGAGTTCAGAAAACCGTTTTTATTCTGGTCGCCCTGGTGGCGTTGGTCCTGGGCCTTACCGTCAACAAGGTGCTGTCTGGCAGAGGACAGGGCGATCCGACGGCGCTGATTGATGCAGGCATCATCCTGCTACCTACCAGCCGCAGTCTGCCTGACGTGAAGATGACCAATCAGGATGGCAAGCCGGTCGTCATGAATGAGTTGAAGGGTAAATGGACGATGCTGTTTTTCGGCTATACTTTTTGCCCGGATATCTGCCCAACCACGCTCGCCCAGCTGCGCCAGATCAAAAGCGAATTACCCAAGGACGTTGTGGGCAAGCTGCAAATCGTATTGGTCAGCGTCGACCCCAATCGCGATACACCGCAGCAGCTCAAGCAATACCTGGGCTACTTCGACCCCGAGTTCCAGGGAGTGACCGCGCCCGTCGACGACATCCAGAAACTCGCCAACGCCGTGAGCATTCCATTCATCCCTGCCGACACCAGTAAGCCCAACTACACCGTCGACCACAGCGGCAACCTCGCCCTGCTTGGTCCGGACGGCACCCAGCGCGGGTTTATCCGGTCGCCGCTGAATAACCAGAAAATGATCGCGCAATTGCCGGGGTTGTTGGTCCGGGAGTAA
- a CDS encoding VOC family protein, whose protein sequence is MALPPFHLAVPVYDLAAARHFYGDVFGCSEGRSSEHWVDFNFFGHQLVIHHQAKSTSQEQALSNPVDGHDVPVPHFGVVLEWDQWEALADRLQSRETAFVIEPYIRFKGQVGEQATMFLLDPCGNALEFKAFKDIGQLFAK, encoded by the coding sequence ATGGCGCTGCCCCCCTTCCACTTGGCGGTACCGGTCTATGACCTGGCGGCTGCCCGGCATTTCTACGGCGATGTATTCGGTTGCAGCGAAGGCCGCAGCAGCGAGCATTGGGTCGACTTCAATTTCTTCGGCCACCAGTTGGTGATTCACCACCAAGCAAAAAGCACGTCGCAGGAGCAAGCCCTGAGCAATCCGGTGGACGGCCATGATGTGCCCGTGCCGCATTTCGGCGTGGTGCTGGAATGGGATCAATGGGAAGCGCTGGCCGATCGACTCCAATCCCGGGAAACCGCGTTCGTTATCGAGCCATACATTCGCTTCAAGGGCCAGGTGGGCGAGCAGGCGACCATGTTCCTGCTCGACCCGTGTGGCAATGCGCTGGAGTTCAAAGCCTTCAAAGACATTGGCCAGTTGTTTGCCAAGTGA
- a CDS encoding MetQ/NlpA family ABC transporter substrate-binding protein, whose product MKKLLAALAAVVALGAHADETLTVGASAVPHAEVLEFIKPMLAKEGIDLQIKVFSDYIQPNALLADKSLDANFFQHQPALNEFNKSNGTDLIAVTKVHVEPMGAYSNGLLKKIDDLPDGANIALPNEPANEGRALLLLTKAGLITLKDPGNILSKPQDIAENQKNLKFRELEAATLPRVVTQVDLTLLNTNYAMSVKLDPAKDALLIEGSDSPYVNILVARPENRDSIAMQKLVVALHSPELKQFMLEKYQGAIVPAF is encoded by the coding sequence ATGAAAAAGCTACTCGCCGCATTGGCTGCAGTTGTTGCTCTGGGCGCGCACGCCGATGAAACTTTGACCGTCGGCGCCTCGGCTGTGCCCCATGCGGAGGTTCTTGAGTTCATCAAGCCGATGCTGGCCAAGGAAGGGATCGACCTGCAAATCAAGGTATTCAGCGACTACATCCAGCCCAATGCGCTGCTCGCGGATAAAAGCCTCGACGCGAACTTCTTCCAGCATCAGCCGGCCCTGAATGAGTTCAACAAAAGCAACGGCACCGACCTGATTGCCGTGACCAAGGTTCACGTCGAGCCCATGGGCGCTTACTCGAACGGCCTACTAAAAAAGATCGACGACCTGCCCGATGGCGCCAACATCGCCTTACCCAACGAACCCGCCAACGAAGGTCGAGCCTTGCTGTTGCTGACCAAAGCCGGGCTGATCACGCTTAAAGATCCGGGCAACATCTTGTCAAAGCCTCAAGACATCGCCGAGAACCAGAAAAACCTGAAATTCCGCGAGCTGGAAGCGGCCACATTGCCGCGCGTGGTTACCCAGGTTGACCTGACGCTGCTCAACACCAACTACGCGATGAGCGTCAAACTGGACCCTGCCAAAGACGCGTTGCTCATCGAAGGCAGCGACTCGCCTTACGTGAACATCCTCGTAGCACGTCCGGAAAACAGAGACTCGATTGCCATGCAAAAACTGGTCGTCGCCTTGCACAGCCCGGAACTGAAGCAATTCATGCTGGAAAAATACCAGGGTGCAATCGTTCCGGCATTCTGA
- a CDS encoding methionine ABC transporter permease, which translates to MDALTHLFSNVDWYEIWIATGDTLVMLGVSLAFTVLLGLPLGVLMFLTSPRQLLENDRLYSGVALIVNLLRALPFIILLIVMMPLTEIITGTSLGVLGTLPPLVAGATPFFARLVETALREVDRGIIEATQAMGATTRQIIIKALLPEARPGILAAITVTAIALVSFTAMAGAVGAGGLGDLAIRYGYQRFQNDVMFVTVVLLLVLVQILQTIGDKLVTHFTHR; encoded by the coding sequence ATGGATGCCCTGACCCACCTGTTTTCCAACGTCGACTGGTACGAAATCTGGATCGCCACGGGCGACACCCTGGTGATGCTCGGCGTTTCCCTGGCCTTTACCGTGCTCTTGGGGCTGCCGCTGGGCGTGTTGATGTTCCTGACCTCGCCGCGCCAGTTACTGGAGAACGACCGTCTGTATTCCGGCGTGGCATTGATCGTCAACCTGCTGCGGGCGTTGCCGTTCATCATTTTGCTGATCGTGATGATGCCACTGACCGAAATCATCACCGGCACATCGCTCGGGGTCCTCGGCACCTTGCCGCCACTGGTGGCGGGCGCCACGCCCTTCTTCGCTCGCCTGGTCGAGACCGCATTGAGGGAAGTGGATCGCGGCATCATCGAAGCGACCCAGGCCATGGGTGCCACCACTCGGCAAATCATCATCAAGGCACTGTTGCCAGAAGCGCGGCCCGGCATTCTGGCGGCCATAACCGTCACGGCTATCGCACTGGTGTCGTTCACCGCGATGGCCGGTGCAGTCGGTGCCGGAGGTCTGGGCGACCTGGCTATTCGCTATGGTTATCAACGCTTCCAGAACGATGTGATGTTTGTCACGGTCGTATTGTTATTGGTGCTGGTACAGATTCTGCAAACCATCGGCGACAAGCTGGTGACGCACTTCACCCACCGATAA